One Cryptomeria japonica chromosome 9, Sugi_1.0, whole genome shotgun sequence genomic window carries:
- the LOC131858407 gene encoding uncharacterized protein LOC131858407 gives MILSPISEVVLCYIYKNLEHLRSFSHWDNWVTWKWSSLRVIPSHGALTAGLSSLVKRRMAKWMPPPQFSFKLDFDGAAKGNLGKLGIGVVIFDHNYKTVKAVGKYIGVGSNNIAEFQALSFGLYLSISLDIEDIVIEGDSMLVFELVSTEKCVS, from the coding sequence ATGATTTTATCTCCCATTTCTGAGGTGGTGCTTTGTTACATCTACAAAAATTTGGAACATCTgaggtccttttctcattgggataattgggtaacATGGAAGTGGAGTTCACTTCGTGTTATTCCTTCCCATGGGGCTTTAACAGCTGGATTATCTTCACTTGTCAAGCGTAGGATGGCTAAATGGATGCCTCCCCCCCAATTCTCCTTCAAGTTagattttgatggggctgctaaaggtaATCTGGGGAAATTAGGGATTGGGGTGGTCATCTTTGATCATAATTATAAGACTGTTAAAGCCGTGGGGAAATATATTGGTGTAGGCTCTAATAATATTGCAGAATTTCAGGCATTGTCTTTTGGTCTCTATCTTTCCATCTCTTTGGACATTGAAGATATtgtcattgaaggggactcaatgtTGGTCTTTGAGTTGGTCTCTACTGAGAAATGTGTTTCCTAG